A stretch of Gasterosteus aculeatus chromosome 4, fGasAcu3.hap1.1, whole genome shotgun sequence DNA encodes these proteins:
- the LOC120818028 gene encoding tetraspanin-8 isoform X2, with product MLAATLFSHGHLHNHDEIEIMIPSIYSLYGICIITLILVFLGVYGASKKKKWALIVFVVGMILGSLVLIAVGIGGLARRSQEDENLKVHYLEMLPLSNASQSNIDALRFLQTELQCCGLDQGYLDWGYNIPESCLCTNKSTNPCVAAPANSSIFELKVDERHVLIYKEPCLPYMVAHVMVFLDTTMGILLGVILLWVLSVVLGIVLLCQMSKKEDVPVVVYSQQAKAGNYSPLANIVEHT from the exons ATGCTGGCAGCCACCCTGTTTAGCCATGGACACCTGCACAATCATGACGAG ATAGAGATAATGATACCCAGCATTTATTCCCTATATGGTATTTGCATCATTACTTTGATCCTGGTCTTCCTCGGTGTGTATGGTGCTTCGAAAAAGAAGAAGTGGGCGCTCATAGTG TTTGTAGTTGGAATGATCCTTGGCAGTCTGGTTTTGATTGCAGTTGGCATTGGCGGCCTGGCTCGGCGATCACAG GAGGATGAGAATCTAAAGGTGCATTATCTCGAAATGCTGCCGCTGAGTAATGCCAGTCAGAGTAACATTGACGCCTTAAGGTTTTTACAGACTGAA CTGCAGTGCTGCGGCCTGGATCAGGGCTACCTGGATTGGGGCTACAACATCCCAGAATCATGCCTGTGCACGAACAAGTCCACTAATCCATGT GTGGCAGCTCCCGCAAACAGCAGCATCTTTGAGCTCAAGGTCGATGAGCGGCACGTCCTGATTTATAAAGAG CCATGCCTTCCGTACATGGTTGCTCATGTGATGGTGTTCTTAGACACTACAATGGGCATACTCCTGGGAGTCATATTATTGTGG GTGTTGTCGGTGGTGTTGGGTATCGTCCTCTTGTGTCAGATGAGTAAGAAGGAGGACGTCCCGGTGGTCGTCTACAGTCAACAGGCCAAAGCGGGCAACTACTCTCCTCTGGCAAACATTGTAGAGCACACCTGA
- the LOC120818028 gene encoding tetraspanin-8 isoform X1 — MGRANVCLKRCYYGAITLIAILSGLMLAATLFSHGHLHNHDEIEIMIPSIYSLYGICIITLILVFLGVYGASKKKKWALIVFVVGMILGSLVLIAVGIGGLARRSQEDENLKVHYLEMLPLSNASQSNIDALRFLQTELQCCGLDQGYLDWGYNIPESCLCTNKSTNPCVAAPANSSIFELKVDERHVLIYKEPCLPYMVAHVMVFLDTTMGILLGVILLWVLSVVLGIVLLCQMSKKEDVPVVVYSQQAKAGNYSPLANIVEHT, encoded by the exons ATGGGGAGAGCGAACGTCTGCTTGAAGCGCTGTTATTATGGCGCAATAACTTTGATCGCG ATACTGAGTGGCCTGATGCTGGCAGCCACCCTGTTTAGCCATGGACACCTGCACAATCATGACGAG ATAGAGATAATGATACCCAGCATTTATTCCCTATATGGTATTTGCATCATTACTTTGATCCTGGTCTTCCTCGGTGTGTATGGTGCTTCGAAAAAGAAGAAGTGGGCGCTCATAGTG TTTGTAGTTGGAATGATCCTTGGCAGTCTGGTTTTGATTGCAGTTGGCATTGGCGGCCTGGCTCGGCGATCACAG GAGGATGAGAATCTAAAGGTGCATTATCTCGAAATGCTGCCGCTGAGTAATGCCAGTCAGAGTAACATTGACGCCTTAAGGTTTTTACAGACTGAA CTGCAGTGCTGCGGCCTGGATCAGGGCTACCTGGATTGGGGCTACAACATCCCAGAATCATGCCTGTGCACGAACAAGTCCACTAATCCATGT GTGGCAGCTCCCGCAAACAGCAGCATCTTTGAGCTCAAGGTCGATGAGCGGCACGTCCTGATTTATAAAGAG CCATGCCTTCCGTACATGGTTGCTCATGTGATGGTGTTCTTAGACACTACAATGGGCATACTCCTGGGAGTCATATTATTGTGG GTGTTGTCGGTGGTGTTGGGTATCGTCCTCTTGTGTCAGATGAGTAAGAAGGAGGACGTCCCGGTGGTCGTCTACAGTCAACAGGCCAAAGCGGGCAACTACTCTCCTCTGGCAAACATTGTAGAGCACACCTGA
- the LOC120818155 gene encoding tetraspanin-8 encodes MHRSAVVVVADKMSLKRPFIFANAVHMALCFFMLTMTVAWHRDLIQTGKLVSNVSVVIMYVVEIGCLLLSVLGVVGACTGKRWCLILYATGMAAASQTIIVRTALSYQDVYEKRVAREESKLLSMMPLSGTSKANRTLLYSIQQEFECCGLIEGYKDWGSSIPASCNCHYPGKCIRLRGSATLGAPKNQYVYQEPCLPIYVSELKLAFSLGMAVQFGSGVFWLVLLVMSIKLMGQIKRKQEFMALLQSNRYVPGAF; translated from the exons ATGCATCGGAGTGCAGTTGTCGTGGTGGCGGATAAAATGAGTCTGAAAAGGCCGTTTATTTTTGCAAACGCTGTGCATATG GCACTGTGCTTCTTCATGTTGACGATGACAGTAGCTTGGCATAGAGACCTGATACAAACCGGCAAA CTGGTGTCCAATGTTTCTGTGGTGATCATGTACGTGGTGGAGATTGGCTGCCTGCTGCTCTCGGTGCTCGGTGTGGTTGGAGCCTGTACAGGGAAGAGATGGTGTTTGATTCTG TATGCAACTGGGATGGCGGCAGCAAGTCAAACCATAATTGTGAGAACAGCGCTAAGTTACCAAGATGTTTATGAG AAACGCGTGGCCCGTGAGGAGTCAAAGTTGCTGTCCATGATGCCGCTTAGCGGAACCAGCAAAGCCAACAGGACGCTGCTGTATAGTATTCAACAAGAA TTTGAGTGCTGTGGTCTTATTGAAGGCTATAAAGACTGGGGCTCCTCCATCCCGGCCTCCTGTAACTGTCACTACCCAGGGAAATGT ATTCGACTACGAGGCAGCGCCACACTGGGGGCTCCAAAGAACCAGTACGTTTATCAAGag CCTTGCCTGCCGATCTATGTTTCTGAACTGAAGCTCGCATTTTCATTGGGGATGGCTGTGCAATTTGGAAGCGGAGTATTTTGG TTGGTTCTACTCGTGATGAGCATCAAGCTGATGGGtcagataaaaagaaaacaggagttTATGGCTCTTCTCCAATCAAACAGATATGTACCTGGCGCCTTCTAG
- the pus7l gene encoding pseudouridylate synthase PUS7L isoform X1, protein MSRSKAPVVFLNLLTLFFKKRELVKHLQCLDELTMKQDSDAVNIPVCFISNHEGFLGSIKNFIKDFVVTEIDVTGRRVNTAAPDCASPDRSEETSAECKWRNHSSVSQDTNVAADCGLDVTIPSPGSFDLSVILGQSVSEELEQFVLTLKEKPTKQELSLGSFADKHHRANVHRAVRHRFPFLMTVTIQPEIRVREDPDYRELSHLVTEDEAEDFFRFIDAKVRGSSYTFGPDDDKEHRTAVHHFLSRRFGKLVETKSFTDQGTTAISVRLREQGRPKKRTAEERKEEDVYTAFTLRKENLETLEAISYMAAALGVLPSDFTYAGIKDKRAITYQSMVVKKVSTQRLKEKTAEFEKRGMRLSQVRSVGEPLRLGRLQGNHFDLVVRDLRPQGAADGHSFAGADSHARLAALVNEALENVKARGFVNYYGPQRFGSVKSVQSDRVGLALLKEDMVSAVRLFFTPDDGNDPQNYAKRHFLQTDNAKESLALMPLSKARERLMLRALNRYGTGPDGCTQAWLSLPHSMRVFYPHAYCSRVWNEAVAHRLTSLGHSARRGDLVWRREDTGENSSAQIHVVTDQEEHEGVYTLGHVLLPMLGNTVKYPENAMATWFQERLARDGLDECRFRVGGLKLNLPGCYRPLLASPSNLSYQLQRAACGEAGGGGGGGGEVTGSSSRNSDRRQNGSAAEGKRDSLTLTLNFDLDSSCYATICLREIMKCDL, encoded by the exons ATGAGCAGAAGTAAAGCACCTGTCGTCTTTCTAAACCTCCTGACATTATTTTTTAAG AAACGGGAGTTAGTGAAACATCTGCAGTGTTTGGATGAATTGACCATGAAGCAGGACAGTGATGCTGTGAACATCCCTGTGTGCTTCATATCAAACCATGAAGGTTTCCTCGGAAGCATCAAAAACTTTATTAAAGACTTTGTGGTGACTGAGATAGACGTCACCGGGCGACGCGTTAACACGGCAGCACCCGACTGCGCCTCCCCGGATAGAAGCGAGGAAACCAGCGCAGAATGTAAGTGGAGAAATCATTCCTCGGTCTCACAGGACACCAACGTGGCCGCTGATTGCGGGCTGGACGTCACCATACCGAGTCCGGGCAGTTTCGATCTGAGTGTCATTTTAGGCCAGTCGGTCAGCGAGGAGCTGGAGCAGTTTGTGTTGACTCTGAAAGAAAAGCCGACCAAGCAGGAGCTGTCTCTCGGCTCCTTCGCCGACAAACACCACAGAGCTAACGTGCACCGGGCCGTCAGACACCGCTTCCCCTTCCTCATGACTGTCACTATTCAGCCTGAGATTCGGGTGAGGGAGGACCCAGACTACAGAGAGCTCTCCCATTTGGTCACAGAGGACGAGGCAGAGGACTTCTTCCGGTTCATCGACGCCAAAGTGCGAGGCTCGTCCTACACGTTTGGACCCGATGACGACAAGGAGCACCGCACGGCCGTCCACCACTTCCTCAGCCGACGGTTCGGCAAACTGGTGGAGACCAAGAGCTTCACCGACCAGGGGACGACGGCGATCTCAGTCCGGCTGAGGGAGCAGGGGAGGCCGAAGAAGAGAACCGCAGAGGAACGTAAAGAAGAAGACGTTTACACTG CCTTCACTTTGCGTAAGGAGAACCTGGAGACTCTGGAGGCCATCAGCTACATGGCAGCTGCTCTTGGGGTGCTGCCATCAGATTTCACTTACGCTGGGATCAAGGATAAGAGAGCCATCACCTACCAGTCCATGGTGGTCAAGAAGGTCTCAACTCAAAG GTTGAAAGAGAAGACGGCAGAGTTCGAGAAGAGAGGGATGCGTCTGTCGCAGGTCCGCTCCGTCGGGGAGCCTCTCCGGCTAGGGCGACTGCAGGGGAATCACTTTGACCTGGTGGTCCGCGACCTGAGACCACAAGGGGCCGCCGACGGCCACTCCTTCGCCGGCGCGGACTCACACGCTCGCCTGGCTGCCCTGGTAAACGAAGCGCTGGAGAATGTCAAG GCCAGAGGTTTTGTCAACTACTACGGACCACAGAGGTTTGGCAGCGTGAAGAGCGTTCAGTCCGACCGCGTAGGCCTGGCTTTACTCAAAGAGGACATG gtgaGTGCTGTGCGTCTCTTCTTCACTCCAGATGACGGCAATGATCCTCAAAACTACGCTAAGAGACACTTCCTCCAAACAG ACAACGCCAAGGAGTCTTTGGCGCTGATGCCGTTGTCGAAAGCCAGAGAGCGACTGATGCTTCGGGCCCTGAACCGCTACGGTACGGGTCCGGATGGTTGTACCCAAGCCTGGCTCAGCTTGCCCCACAGCATGAGAGTCTTCTACCCGCACGCCTACTGTAGCAG AGTGTGGAACGAGGCAGTGGCCCACCGGCTGACGTCTCTGGGCCACAGCGCCAGACGAGGAGACCTGGTGTGGAGGCGGGAAGACACTGGAGAAAACAGCTCAGCTCAG ATCCACGTGGTGACGGATCAAGAGGAACACGAGGGAGTGTACACACTGGGACAT GTGTTACTGCCGATGCTGGGAAACACTGTGAAGTATCCCGAAAACGCCATGGCGACTTGGTTCCAGGAGAGACTGGCCAGAGACGGACTGGACGAGTGTCGCTTCAGAGTCGGCGGCCTCAAACTTAATCTGCCCGGCTGCtaccgccccctgctggcctcGCCCAGCAATCTCAGCTACCAGCTGCAGAGAGCCGCCTgtggggaggcaggaggaggaggaggaggaggaggagaggtgacgGGAAGCAGCAGTAGAAATAGTGACAGGCGGCAGAATGGCAGTGCAGCAGAAGGAAAGCGGGACTCGCTCACTCTCACCTTAAACTTTGACCTCGACTCCTCCTGCTATGCTACTATCTGCCTCAGAGAGATCATGAAGTGTGACCTCTAG
- the pus7l gene encoding pseudouridylate synthase PUS7L isoform X2: MKQDSDAVNIPVCFISNHEGFLGSIKNFIKDFVVTEIDVTGRRVNTAAPDCASPDRSEETSAECKWRNHSSVSQDTNVAADCGLDVTIPSPGSFDLSVILGQSVSEELEQFVLTLKEKPTKQELSLGSFADKHHRANVHRAVRHRFPFLMTVTIQPEIRVREDPDYRELSHLVTEDEAEDFFRFIDAKVRGSSYTFGPDDDKEHRTAVHHFLSRRFGKLVETKSFTDQGTTAISVRLREQGRPKKRTAEERKEEDVYTAFTLRKENLETLEAISYMAAALGVLPSDFTYAGIKDKRAITYQSMVVKKVSTQRLKEKTAEFEKRGMRLSQVRSVGEPLRLGRLQGNHFDLVVRDLRPQGAADGHSFAGADSHARLAALVNEALENVKARGFVNYYGPQRFGSVKSVQSDRVGLALLKEDMVSAVRLFFTPDDGNDPQNYAKRHFLQTDNAKESLALMPLSKARERLMLRALNRYGTGPDGCTQAWLSLPHSMRVFYPHAYCSRVWNEAVAHRLTSLGHSARRGDLVWRREDTGENSSAQIHVVTDQEEHEGVYTLGHVLLPMLGNTVKYPENAMATWFQERLARDGLDECRFRVGGLKLNLPGCYRPLLASPSNLSYQLQRAACGEAGGGGGGGGEVTGSSSRNSDRRQNGSAAEGKRDSLTLTLNFDLDSSCYATICLREIMKCDL, encoded by the exons ATGAAGCAGGACAGTGATGCTGTGAACATCCCTGTGTGCTTCATATCAAACCATGAAGGTTTCCTCGGAAGCATCAAAAACTTTATTAAAGACTTTGTGGTGACTGAGATAGACGTCACCGGGCGACGCGTTAACACGGCAGCACCCGACTGCGCCTCCCCGGATAGAAGCGAGGAAACCAGCGCAGAATGTAAGTGGAGAAATCATTCCTCGGTCTCACAGGACACCAACGTGGCCGCTGATTGCGGGCTGGACGTCACCATACCGAGTCCGGGCAGTTTCGATCTGAGTGTCATTTTAGGCCAGTCGGTCAGCGAGGAGCTGGAGCAGTTTGTGTTGACTCTGAAAGAAAAGCCGACCAAGCAGGAGCTGTCTCTCGGCTCCTTCGCCGACAAACACCACAGAGCTAACGTGCACCGGGCCGTCAGACACCGCTTCCCCTTCCTCATGACTGTCACTATTCAGCCTGAGATTCGGGTGAGGGAGGACCCAGACTACAGAGAGCTCTCCCATTTGGTCACAGAGGACGAGGCAGAGGACTTCTTCCGGTTCATCGACGCCAAAGTGCGAGGCTCGTCCTACACGTTTGGACCCGATGACGACAAGGAGCACCGCACGGCCGTCCACCACTTCCTCAGCCGACGGTTCGGCAAACTGGTGGAGACCAAGAGCTTCACCGACCAGGGGACGACGGCGATCTCAGTCCGGCTGAGGGAGCAGGGGAGGCCGAAGAAGAGAACCGCAGAGGAACGTAAAGAAGAAGACGTTTACACTG CCTTCACTTTGCGTAAGGAGAACCTGGAGACTCTGGAGGCCATCAGCTACATGGCAGCTGCTCTTGGGGTGCTGCCATCAGATTTCACTTACGCTGGGATCAAGGATAAGAGAGCCATCACCTACCAGTCCATGGTGGTCAAGAAGGTCTCAACTCAAAG GTTGAAAGAGAAGACGGCAGAGTTCGAGAAGAGAGGGATGCGTCTGTCGCAGGTCCGCTCCGTCGGGGAGCCTCTCCGGCTAGGGCGACTGCAGGGGAATCACTTTGACCTGGTGGTCCGCGACCTGAGACCACAAGGGGCCGCCGACGGCCACTCCTTCGCCGGCGCGGACTCACACGCTCGCCTGGCTGCCCTGGTAAACGAAGCGCTGGAGAATGTCAAG GCCAGAGGTTTTGTCAACTACTACGGACCACAGAGGTTTGGCAGCGTGAAGAGCGTTCAGTCCGACCGCGTAGGCCTGGCTTTACTCAAAGAGGACATG gtgaGTGCTGTGCGTCTCTTCTTCACTCCAGATGACGGCAATGATCCTCAAAACTACGCTAAGAGACACTTCCTCCAAACAG ACAACGCCAAGGAGTCTTTGGCGCTGATGCCGTTGTCGAAAGCCAGAGAGCGACTGATGCTTCGGGCCCTGAACCGCTACGGTACGGGTCCGGATGGTTGTACCCAAGCCTGGCTCAGCTTGCCCCACAGCATGAGAGTCTTCTACCCGCACGCCTACTGTAGCAG AGTGTGGAACGAGGCAGTGGCCCACCGGCTGACGTCTCTGGGCCACAGCGCCAGACGAGGAGACCTGGTGTGGAGGCGGGAAGACACTGGAGAAAACAGCTCAGCTCAG ATCCACGTGGTGACGGATCAAGAGGAACACGAGGGAGTGTACACACTGGGACAT GTGTTACTGCCGATGCTGGGAAACACTGTGAAGTATCCCGAAAACGCCATGGCGACTTGGTTCCAGGAGAGACTGGCCAGAGACGGACTGGACGAGTGTCGCTTCAGAGTCGGCGGCCTCAAACTTAATCTGCCCGGCTGCtaccgccccctgctggcctcGCCCAGCAATCTCAGCTACCAGCTGCAGAGAGCCGCCTgtggggaggcaggaggaggaggaggaggaggaggagaggtgacgGGAAGCAGCAGTAGAAATAGTGACAGGCGGCAGAATGGCAGTGCAGCAGAAGGAAAGCGGGACTCGCTCACTCTCACCTTAAACTTTGACCTCGACTCCTCCTGCTATGCTACTATCTGCCTCAGAGAGATCATGAAGTGTGACCTCTAG